A genomic segment from Coturnix japonica isolate 7356 chromosome 26, Coturnix japonica 2.1, whole genome shotgun sequence encodes:
- the TMCC2 gene encoding transmembrane and coiled-coil domains protein 2 isoform X2 yields the protein MGWQPRLGPFPRGSFAVPYTPFPGCCLSPRLPPLSPACAACSWLLLSLAVPVLQTHCAFLCPLDSLTAAMAEGEDPTFGRSEQGILMQDPHPPDSCPGKRILLLNSLLGVFLDKGDVATLGLPSATGHGDTDGPICLDVPDGTPDPHRTKAAIEHLHQKILKITEQIKIEQEARDDNVAEYLKLANNADKQQASRIKQVFEKKNQKSAQTIAQLHKKLEHYHKKLKEIEQNGPSRQPKDVFRDMHQGLKDVGANVRSSISGFGGGVVEGVKGGLSGLSQATHTAVVSKPREFASLIRNKFGSADNIAHLKDTLDDGHPEEASRALSGSATLVSSPKYGSDDECSSATSGSAGGSNSGAGPGGLGSPKSNTLEGHHSNFDTILEELREIKDSQSHLEDSMEDLKAQLQRDYTYMTQCLQEERYRYERLEEQLNDLTELHQNEMTNLKQELASMEEKVAYQSYERARDIQEAVESCLTRVTKMELQQQQQQVVQLEGLENATARNLLGKFINILLAVMAVLLVFVSTVANFITPLMKTRMRILSTALLVLFLFFLWKHWDSITYFLEHVLLPS from the exons ATGGGGTGGCAGCCCAGACTGGGGCCGTTTCCACGTGGCTCCTTTGCTGTTCCCTACACCCCGTTCCCAGGCTGTTGCCTCTCCCCCAGGCTCCCTCCCCTCTCACCAGCCTGTGCCGCCTGTTCTTGGCTGCTTCTCAGCCTCGCAGTGCCTGTGCTGCAAACCCACTGTGCCTTCCTCTGCCCCTTGGACTCCTTAACTGCAGCCATGGCAGAGGGAGAGGATCCGACGTTTGGCAGGAGTGAGCAGGGCATCCTCATGCAAGATCCACATCCTCCTGACTCCTGTCCTGGGAAGAGGATATTGCTCTTAAATTCTCTCCTGGGTGTCTTT cttgaTAAGGGGGACGTGGCCACACTTGGGCTGCCCTCCGCCACCGGCCACGGTGACACCGATGGCCCCATCTGCCTGGATGTCCCCGATGGCACTCCAGACCCCCACAGGACCAAGGCAGCCATTGAGCACCTGCACCAAAAGATCCTTAAGATCACCGAGCAGATCAAGATCGAACAGGAAGCCCGTGATGACAATGTGGCAGAGTACCTGAAGCTGGCCAACAACGCGGACAAGCAACAGGCTTCACGTATCAAGCAGGTCTTTGAGAAGAAGAACCAGAAATCAGCGCAGACCATCGCACAGCTGCACAAGAAGCTCGAGCATTACCATAAGAAGCTGAAGGAGATCGAGCAGAACGGCCCATCCCGACAGCCTAAAGATGTCTTCCGGGACATGCACCAAGGCCTGAAGGATGTTGGGGCCAATGTCCGCTCCAGCATCAGTGGATTTGGTGGTGGTGTGGTGGAGGGAGTTAAAGGAGGGCTCTCAGGACTGTCCCAAGCCACCCATACTGCTGTAGTGTCCAAGCCTCGGGAATTTGCCAGCTTAATCAGGAATAAATTCGGCAGCGCAGACAACATTGCTCACCTGAAGGACACGTTGGATGATGGGCACCCTGAGGAAGCCTCACGGGCGCTCAGCGGTAGTGCCACGTTGGTCTCCAGCCCCAAGTACGGCAGTGATGATGAGTGCTCCAGTGCTACTTCAGGGTCAGCTGGTGGTAGCAACTCTGGGGCTGGCCCCGGTGGGTTGGGGAGCCCCAAATCCAACACGCTGGAGGGCCATCATAGCAACTTTGACACCATCCTGGAGGAGCTGCGGGAGATCAAGGACAGCCAGTCGCACCTGGAGGACTCCATGGAGGACCTCAAGGCTCAGCTGCAGCGGGATTACACCTACATGACACAGTGTTTGCAAGAGGAACGCTACAG GTACGAGCgcctggaggagcagctgaacGACCTCACTGAGCTGCACCAGAATGAAATGACCAACCTGAAGCAGGAGCTGGCGAGCATGGAGGAGAAGGTGGCCTACCAGTCCTATGAGAGAGCACGGGACATCCAG GAAGCAGTGGAGTCATGCCTGACACGGGTGACCAAGATGgagctacagcagcagcagcagcaggtggtgCAGCTGGAGGGTCTGGAGAATGCCACAGCCAGGAACCTGCTGGGGAAGTTCATCAATATCCTCCTGGCTGTCATGGCTGTCCTCCTTGTCTTCGTCTCCACTGTGGCCAACTTCATCACACCGCTTATGAAGACCCGCATGCGCATCCTCAGCACCGCCTTGCTcgtcctcttcctcttcttcctctggaAACACTGGGACTCCATCACCTACTTTCTGGAGCACGTCCTGCTCCCCAGCTGA
- the TMCC2 gene encoding transmembrane and coiled-coil domains protein 2 isoform X3: MQDPHPPDSCPGKRILLLNSLLGVFLDKGDVATLGLPSATGHGDTDGPICLDVPDGTPDPHRTKAAIEHLHQKILKITEQIKIEQEARDDNVAEYLKLANNADKQQASRIKQVFEKKNQKSAQTIAQLHKKLEHYHKKLKEIEQNGPSRQPKDVFRDMHQGLKDVGANVRSSISGFGGGVVEGVKGGLSGLSQATHTAVVSKPREFASLIRNKFGSADNIAHLKDTLDDGHPEEASRALSGSATLVSSPKYGSDDECSSATSGSAGGSNSGAGPGGLGSPKSNTLEGHHSNFDTILEELREIKDSQSHLEDSMEDLKAQLQRDYTYMTQCLQEERYRYERLEEQLNDLTELHQNEMTNLKQELASMEEKVAYQSYERARDIQEAVESCLTRVTKMELQQQQQQVVQLEGLENATARNLLGKFINILLAVMAVLLVFVSTVANFITPLMKTRMRILSTALLVLFLFFLWKHWDSITYFLEHVLLPS, from the exons ATGCAAGATCCACATCCTCCTGACTCCTGTCCTGGGAAGAGGATATTGCTCTTAAATTCTCTCCTGGGTGTCTTT cttgaTAAGGGGGACGTGGCCACACTTGGGCTGCCCTCCGCCACCGGCCACGGTGACACCGATGGCCCCATCTGCCTGGATGTCCCCGATGGCACTCCAGACCCCCACAGGACCAAGGCAGCCATTGAGCACCTGCACCAAAAGATCCTTAAGATCACCGAGCAGATCAAGATCGAACAGGAAGCCCGTGATGACAATGTGGCAGAGTACCTGAAGCTGGCCAACAACGCGGACAAGCAACAGGCTTCACGTATCAAGCAGGTCTTTGAGAAGAAGAACCAGAAATCAGCGCAGACCATCGCACAGCTGCACAAGAAGCTCGAGCATTACCATAAGAAGCTGAAGGAGATCGAGCAGAACGGCCCATCCCGACAGCCTAAAGATGTCTTCCGGGACATGCACCAAGGCCTGAAGGATGTTGGGGCCAATGTCCGCTCCAGCATCAGTGGATTTGGTGGTGGTGTGGTGGAGGGAGTTAAAGGAGGGCTCTCAGGACTGTCCCAAGCCACCCATACTGCTGTAGTGTCCAAGCCTCGGGAATTTGCCAGCTTAATCAGGAATAAATTCGGCAGCGCAGACAACATTGCTCACCTGAAGGACACGTTGGATGATGGGCACCCTGAGGAAGCCTCACGGGCGCTCAGCGGTAGTGCCACGTTGGTCTCCAGCCCCAAGTACGGCAGTGATGATGAGTGCTCCAGTGCTACTTCAGGGTCAGCTGGTGGTAGCAACTCTGGGGCTGGCCCCGGTGGGTTGGGGAGCCCCAAATCCAACACGCTGGAGGGCCATCATAGCAACTTTGACACCATCCTGGAGGAGCTGCGGGAGATCAAGGACAGCCAGTCGCACCTGGAGGACTCCATGGAGGACCTCAAGGCTCAGCTGCAGCGGGATTACACCTACATGACACAGTGTTTGCAAGAGGAACGCTACAG GTACGAGCgcctggaggagcagctgaacGACCTCACTGAGCTGCACCAGAATGAAATGACCAACCTGAAGCAGGAGCTGGCGAGCATGGAGGAGAAGGTGGCCTACCAGTCCTATGAGAGAGCACGGGACATCCAG GAAGCAGTGGAGTCATGCCTGACACGGGTGACCAAGATGgagctacagcagcagcagcagcaggtggtgCAGCTGGAGGGTCTGGAGAATGCCACAGCCAGGAACCTGCTGGGGAAGTTCATCAATATCCTCCTGGCTGTCATGGCTGTCCTCCTTGTCTTCGTCTCCACTGTGGCCAACTTCATCACACCGCTTATGAAGACCCGCATGCGCATCCTCAGCACCGCCTTGCTcgtcctcttcctcttcttcctctggaAACACTGGGACTCCATCACCTACTTTCTGGAGCACGTCCTGCTCCCCAGCTGA
- the TMCC2 gene encoding transmembrane and coiled-coil domains protein 2 isoform X4, giving the protein MGMQPGSPCRVALGDPNLLAMELDKGDVATLGLPSATGHGDTDGPICLDVPDGTPDPHRTKAAIEHLHQKILKITEQIKIEQEARDDNVAEYLKLANNADKQQASRIKQVFEKKNQKSAQTIAQLHKKLEHYHKKLKEIEQNGPSRQPKDVFRDMHQGLKDVGANVRSSISGFGGGVVEGVKGGLSGLSQATHTAVVSKPREFASLIRNKFGSADNIAHLKDTLDDGHPEEASRALSGSATLVSSPKYGSDDECSSATSGSAGGSNSGAGPGGLGSPKSNTLEGHHSNFDTILEELREIKDSQSHLEDSMEDLKAQLQRDYTYMTQCLQEERYRYERLEEQLNDLTELHQNEMTNLKQELASMEEKVAYQSYERARDIQEAVESCLTRVTKMELQQQQQQVVQLEGLENATARNLLGKFINILLAVMAVLLVFVSTVANFITPLMKTRMRILSTALLVLFLFFLWKHWDSITYFLEHVLLPS; this is encoded by the exons ATGGGGATGCAGCCAGGCAGCCCCTGCCGAGTAGCCCTGGGGGATCCGAATCTGCTGGCAATGGAG cttgaTAAGGGGGACGTGGCCACACTTGGGCTGCCCTCCGCCACCGGCCACGGTGACACCGATGGCCCCATCTGCCTGGATGTCCCCGATGGCACTCCAGACCCCCACAGGACCAAGGCAGCCATTGAGCACCTGCACCAAAAGATCCTTAAGATCACCGAGCAGATCAAGATCGAACAGGAAGCCCGTGATGACAATGTGGCAGAGTACCTGAAGCTGGCCAACAACGCGGACAAGCAACAGGCTTCACGTATCAAGCAGGTCTTTGAGAAGAAGAACCAGAAATCAGCGCAGACCATCGCACAGCTGCACAAGAAGCTCGAGCATTACCATAAGAAGCTGAAGGAGATCGAGCAGAACGGCCCATCCCGACAGCCTAAAGATGTCTTCCGGGACATGCACCAAGGCCTGAAGGATGTTGGGGCCAATGTCCGCTCCAGCATCAGTGGATTTGGTGGTGGTGTGGTGGAGGGAGTTAAAGGAGGGCTCTCAGGACTGTCCCAAGCCACCCATACTGCTGTAGTGTCCAAGCCTCGGGAATTTGCCAGCTTAATCAGGAATAAATTCGGCAGCGCAGACAACATTGCTCACCTGAAGGACACGTTGGATGATGGGCACCCTGAGGAAGCCTCACGGGCGCTCAGCGGTAGTGCCACGTTGGTCTCCAGCCCCAAGTACGGCAGTGATGATGAGTGCTCCAGTGCTACTTCAGGGTCAGCTGGTGGTAGCAACTCTGGGGCTGGCCCCGGTGGGTTGGGGAGCCCCAAATCCAACACGCTGGAGGGCCATCATAGCAACTTTGACACCATCCTGGAGGAGCTGCGGGAGATCAAGGACAGCCAGTCGCACCTGGAGGACTCCATGGAGGACCTCAAGGCTCAGCTGCAGCGGGATTACACCTACATGACACAGTGTTTGCAAGAGGAACGCTACAG GTACGAGCgcctggaggagcagctgaacGACCTCACTGAGCTGCACCAGAATGAAATGACCAACCTGAAGCAGGAGCTGGCGAGCATGGAGGAGAAGGTGGCCTACCAGTCCTATGAGAGAGCACGGGACATCCAG GAAGCAGTGGAGTCATGCCTGACACGGGTGACCAAGATGgagctacagcagcagcagcagcaggtggtgCAGCTGGAGGGTCTGGAGAATGCCACAGCCAGGAACCTGCTGGGGAAGTTCATCAATATCCTCCTGGCTGTCATGGCTGTCCTCCTTGTCTTCGTCTCCACTGTGGCCAACTTCATCACACCGCTTATGAAGACCCGCATGCGCATCCTCAGCACCGCCTTGCTcgtcctcttcctcttcttcctctggaAACACTGGGACTCCATCACCTACTTTCTGGAGCACGTCCTGCTCCCCAGCTGA